The Acidobacteriota bacterium genome has a segment encoding these proteins:
- a CDS encoding NADH-quinone oxidoreductase subunit D, translating into MPITAERLDPETEILTINMGPQHPATHGVLRMVLKLDGETIVDCVPHVGYLHRGMAKIAEHKTYHQFIPYTDRMDYISPLAQNISYTMAVEKLMGITDQIPRRAQYLRTVCCELARISSHYLWLGCHALDLGAMTVFLYTFQEREYLYDIIENICGARFTTSYSRIGGLARDFSPQVIQEISQFLPRVNQVLDEVEGLLTHNRIWMERNQGVGVISTKEAVNLSLSGPNLRASGVRWDIRKARPYNCYDEFDFDVPVGTKGDSYDRYLLRLEEMRQSARIIAQAIDGLPEGDIGVDDHKIFLPRKKRVLTKMEELIHLFMVITDGIKPTGECYFSIENPKGEHGFYLVGDGEVQPYRLHVRSPSFANIQTLPHLVRGRMIADAVACIAGLDPVMGDCDR; encoded by the coding sequence ATGCCCATTACCGCCGAACGCCTGGACCCGGAAACTGAAATTCTCACTATCAACATGGGACCGCAGCACCCCGCGACCCACGGCGTGCTGCGCATGGTGCTGAAACTCGACGGCGAGACCATCGTCGACTGCGTCCCGCACGTCGGCTACCTTCACCGCGGCATGGCCAAGATCGCCGAGCACAAGACCTACCACCAGTTCATTCCCTACACCGACCGAATGGACTACATCTCGCCCCTTGCACAAAACATCAGCTACACGATGGCCGTCGAGAAGCTCATGGGCATCACCGATCAGATTCCGCGCCGCGCTCAATACTTGCGCACGGTGTGCTGTGAGCTCGCACGCATCTCTTCGCATTATCTATGGCTCGGCTGCCACGCGCTCGACCTGGGGGCGATGACGGTTTTCCTGTACACATTCCAGGAGCGCGAATACCTCTACGACATCATCGAAAACATCTGCGGCGCGCGCTTCACGACCTCGTATTCACGCATCGGGGGCCTCGCCCGCGATTTCTCGCCCCAGGTGATTCAAGAAATTTCCCAATTCCTGCCGCGCGTGAATCAGGTCCTGGACGAGGTCGAGGGACTGCTTACGCACAACCGCATCTGGATGGAGCGCAACCAAGGGGTGGGCGTCATCTCGACCAAGGAAGCCGTCAACCTAAGCCTTTCGGGACCGAACCTCCGAGCCTCGGGCGTGCGCTGGGACATCCGAAAGGCCCGTCCCTACAACTGCTACGACGAGTTCGACTTCGACGTGCCAGTCGGCACGAAGGGCGACTCCTACGACCGCTACCTCCTGCGCCTTGAAGAGATGCGCCAGTCAGCCCGCATCATCGCTCAGGCGATCGACGGTCTCCCGGAAGGCGATATCGGCGTGGACGACCACAAGATTTTCCTCCCTCGCAAGAAACGCGTCCTCACGAAGATGGAGGAGCTTATCCACCTGTTCATGGTCATTACGGACGGCATCAAACCGACGGGCGAGTGCTATTTCAGCATCGAAAACCCCAAGGGCGAACACGGCTTCTACCTCGTGGGCGACGGCGAGGTGCAGCCCTACCGCCTTCACGTGCGCTCGCCCTCGTTCGCGAATATACAAACGCTTCCGCATCTGGTGCGCGGCCGGATGATCGCCGACGCCGTCGCCTGCATCGCAGGCCTCGATCCCGTGATGGGGGATTGTGATCGGTAA
- a CDS encoding radical SAM protein, whose protein sequence is MSEALKPLIPEVMPPPVVGGVVAEKHRYLKPVLSGAEGDVSRETLAPRDVTYVQMNARSVLNWSAEGAFEGCYTVNPYRGCELNCAYCYARYTHEFLEHLDTNDFSRVIYVKRNAPKVLRRTLSPPRVRDKRIAVGTATDPYQPAERKFEITRGILKELARHEGLNVSVTTKSTLITRDLDVLRELDRRSSLTVYLSLVSLDRARIARLEPNAPTPEARLRAVETLARAGLHAGIHMIPLLPLLTDHRANVEALAARAQDAGAVFVHAGFLSLKSTTKRHFFSFLQREFPHLLARYRRAYGSASQPPEAYTRRVRAMADAVLARYGFADVSDEEEETYEPEEAGAEPALPFGRAD, encoded by the coding sequence GTGTCTGAAGCGCTGAAGCCCCTCATTCCCGAGGTAATGCCGCCGCCCGTCGTCGGGGGCGTCGTCGCGGAGAAGCACCGCTACCTGAAACCTGTCCTGAGCGGAGCCGAAGGAGACGTCTCGCGCGAAACGCTCGCGCCGCGCGACGTGACCTACGTCCAGATGAACGCCCGCTCCGTGCTCAACTGGTCCGCCGAGGGCGCCTTTGAGGGCTGCTACACCGTCAACCCCTACCGCGGCTGCGAGCTCAACTGCGCCTACTGCTACGCCCGCTACACGCACGAGTTCCTGGAGCACCTCGACACGAACGACTTTTCCCGCGTCATTTACGTGAAGCGGAACGCGCCGAAAGTTTTGCGCCGGACGCTCAGTCCCCCGCGCGTTCGGGACAAACGGATCGCCGTCGGCACCGCGACCGACCCGTACCAGCCGGCCGAGAGGAAATTCGAGATCACGCGCGGAATCCTGAAGGAGCTCGCCCGGCACGAGGGGCTGAACGTTTCCGTCACGACGAAATCCACGCTCATCACACGCGACCTCGATGTGCTGCGGGAGCTCGACCGTCGTTCAAGCTTGACGGTGTACCTGTCCCTCGTCAGCCTTGACCGCGCAAGAATCGCCCGGCTCGAGCCGAACGCTCCCACGCCCGAGGCGCGCCTTCGCGCCGTCGAGACACTCGCCAGGGCGGGCCTCCATGCCGGCATCCATATGATTCCCCTGCTTCCTCTTTTGACCGACCACCGCGCCAACGTGGAGGCCCTCGCAGCGCGCGCCCAGGATGCCGGAGCGGTATTTGTCCACGCAGGTTTCCTGTCCCTTAAGTCAACCACGAAGCGCCATTTCTTCTCGTTTCTTCAACGCGAGTTCCCGCACCTCCTGGCCCGCTACCGCCGCGCCTACGGGAGCGCCTCCCAGCCCCCGGAGGCCTACACGCGCCGCGTCCGCGCGATGGCGGACGCCGTGCTCGCCCGATACGGCTTTGCGGACGTTTCTGATGAGGAGGAGGAAACGTACGAGCCTGAGGAAGCGGGTGCGGAGCCGGCGCTGCCGTTCGGAAGGGCGGACTGA
- a CDS encoding S41 family peptidase, whose amino-acid sequence MRPLTVFSLPAVLLGGAVLGQVLGHGVAATAERTYSYTGEMAEVLSVIETRHVSPPPPKDLLYAAIRGMTDALDPHSNFLTPDLYRDMQERQEGSFYGIGIVISRRANRLTVISPIEGTPAHRMGLHAGDVIAAIEGRPTDDMSMGEAVNLLRGPKGTTVNISVERAGVEGMLEFALTREEIPASGVAARFMLSKDIGYVRIRDFNKATGSEVADALEELKTQGMKKVLLDLRDNPGGLLQQAVEVAELFLDRGQEVVHTKGRIYGSTEEFQARRDSPVAGMPLVVLVNRSSASAAEIVAGAVQDHDRGLVVGERTWGKGLVQSVYGLRDGSGLALTTARYYTPSGRLIQRDYEDVDEYFQKDWDSDEPYSPDPERERRTDQGRVVYGGGGIGPDVEVRSPRVENRFLIALHQGALFFRFAASRANTHPEAFTKDTLSVDDEILLQFRRFAVEEGVEAEEGEWSEHGGYIARQLLEQLAAAYFGGEAARLEAAARHDPQVQEAIRQFPNAEALLLGKELQLAKKDTDDGA is encoded by the coding sequence ATGCGACCGCTTACGGTTTTTTCGCTTCCCGCTGTCCTCCTCGGGGGGGCCGTTTTAGGGCAGGTGCTCGGCCACGGCGTTGCCGCGACGGCGGAACGCACCTATTCCTACACGGGGGAAATGGCCGAAGTGCTCTCGGTCATCGAGACGCGCCACGTTTCCCCTCCTCCTCCGAAGGATCTTCTCTATGCCGCCATCCGCGGGATGACCGATGCCCTTGATCCCCACAGCAACTTCCTCACCCCCGATCTCTATCGCGACATGCAGGAGCGCCAGGAGGGCTCTTTCTACGGCATCGGTATTGTGATCTCGCGCCGCGCCAATCGTCTTACGGTGATTTCTCCCATCGAGGGCACGCCCGCCCACCGCATGGGCCTGCACGCGGGGGACGTCATCGCCGCCATCGAGGGGCGCCCGACCGACGATATGAGCATGGGCGAGGCCGTGAATCTACTCCGCGGCCCGAAAGGAACCACGGTCAACATCTCTGTCGAGCGCGCCGGCGTGGAGGGGATGCTGGAGTTCGCCCTGACGCGGGAGGAGATTCCGGCCAGCGGCGTCGCGGCCCGTTTCATGCTTTCTAAAGACATCGGCTATGTTCGAATCCGCGACTTCAACAAGGCTACGGGCTCCGAGGTGGCCGACGCCCTCGAAGAGCTCAAAACGCAGGGGATGAAAAAGGTTCTTCTTGATTTGCGCGATAACCCGGGCGGCCTTCTGCAGCAGGCCGTCGAGGTGGCCGAGCTTTTTCTGGACAGGGGACAGGAGGTGGTTCACACGAAGGGGCGCATATACGGCTCGACCGAGGAATTCCAGGCGCGGCGCGACTCGCCCGTGGCCGGGATGCCGCTCGTCGTGCTCGTGAACCGCTCGAGTGCTTCCGCGGCTGAGATCGTGGCCGGTGCCGTTCAGGACCATGACCGCGGACTCGTGGTGGGTGAGCGCACGTGGGGCAAGGGCCTTGTGCAGAGCGTCTACGGCCTGCGCGACGGCTCGGGCCTCGCCCTGACGACCGCGCGGTATTACACCCCAAGCGGCCGCCTCATCCAGCGCGACTACGAGGACGTCGATGAGTACTTTCAAAAGGACTGGGACAGTGACGAGCCGTATTCGCCCGACCCGGAGCGCGAGAGGCGCACGGACCAGGGGCGCGTCGTTTACGGAGGAGGGGGCATCGGCCCCGACGTGGAGGTCAGGAGCCCCCGGGTGGAAAACCGGTTCCTGATCGCCCTGCACCAGGGCGCTCTCTTTTTCCGGTTTGCCGCCTCCCGCGCCAACACCCATCCCGAAGCCTTCACGAAAGACACGCTTTCCGTGGACGACGAGATTCTTCTCCAGTTTCGCCGCTTCGCCGTGGAGGAAGGCGTCGAGGCGGAGGAAGGTGAGTGGAGCGAGCACGGCGGCTACATTGCTAGGCAGCTCCTTGAGCAGCTCGCCGCGGCGTATTTCGGCGGCGAGGCGGCGCGTCTCGAGGCCGCCGCCCGGCATGACCCCCAGGTCCAGGAAGCCATCCGCCAGTTCCCGAACGCCGAGGCCCTTCTTCTCGGGAAAGAGCTTCAACTGGCGAAGAAGGACACGGACGACGGCGCGTAA
- a CDS encoding nitroreductase family protein has product MDVKKAIEERGSVRKYEKREVPDRLLRKLIDAARLAPSGRNAQPSKYFIVKDGETKAKLRKNKVFAQAFVYKAPAIIVCCAEPGAYTEHDEEWDAPRKIRAIRDLSIASSFLVLRATELGLGTCYIGWVKKEKIKEVLGIPTENFVLFVITVGYPAEQPEPTSRKSIEEIQLQPHKY; this is encoded by the coding sequence ATGGACGTGAAAAAAGCAATAGAAGAAAGAGGCAGCGTAAGGAAATATGAGAAAAGAGAGGTACCGGACCGTTTACTCAGAAAATTGATTGATGCGGCAAGACTGGCCCCTTCCGGAAGGAATGCTCAGCCGTCGAAATATTTTATTGTAAAGGACGGTGAGACAAAGGCTAAATTAAGAAAGAACAAAGTTTTCGCGCAAGCTTTTGTTTATAAGGCACCGGCGATTATAGTATGTTGTGCAGAACCCGGTGCATACACGGAGCATGATGAAGAATGGGATGCGCCTAGAAAGATTCGTGCAATTAGGGATTTGTCGATAGCCTCTTCTTTCTTGGTATTGAGAGCGACGGAATTGGGCTTGGGAACTTGTTATATCGGTTGGGTTAAGAAGGAAAAAATAAAGGAAGTTCTCGGCATTCCGACAGAGAATTTTGTTCTGTTTGTCATAACGGTAGGTTATCCCGCCGAACAACCTGAGCCGACATCGAGAAAAAGCATAGAAGAAATTCAGTTGCAGCCTCACAAGTATTAA
- the lexA gene encoding transcriptional repressor LexA — translation MMTPKRKAVLDFIGRYMAREGCAPSYHEIMKEFGYRSTNSVFKHVRALAEEGYLKRAWNARRGIVLTMDAEDSGNLPDDHIHPLPGQVPLLGSIAAGRPLDAVEHREEAPLPAGNDKTYALRAMGDSMEGEGILDGDFLLVEPRGEVRDGEIVVALLSGGEATVKKFFRDPGRRKIRLEPANADYEPIYVDETDVRIQGVVTAVWRMFRRGGRGV, via the coding sequence GTGATGACACCCAAGCGGAAGGCTGTTCTGGACTTTATTGGGCGCTACATGGCGCGCGAGGGCTGTGCGCCTTCGTACCACGAGATCATGAAAGAATTCGGTTACCGCTCGACGAATTCGGTGTTCAAGCATGTGCGGGCGCTCGCTGAGGAAGGATATCTCAAGCGCGCCTGGAACGCCCGCCGCGGAATAGTTCTCACAATGGATGCAGAGGATTCGGGGAACCTGCCCGACGACCACATTCACCCCCTTCCGGGGCAAGTTCCCCTCCTCGGCTCCATCGCCGCGGGGCGGCCGCTCGACGCCGTCGAGCACCGCGAGGAGGCGCCGCTTCCTGCGGGCAATGACAAGACCTACGCCCTGCGCGCTATGGGCGACTCGATGGAAGGGGAGGGCATACTCGACGGCGATTTTCTGCTTGTCGAGCCGCGCGGGGAGGTGCGCGACGGCGAGATTGTCGTGGCGCTCCTTTCTGGAGGCGAGGCGACGGTCAAAAAATTCTTCCGCGACCCCGGGCGCCGCAAGATTCGGCTCGAGCCCGCAAACGCCGACTATGAGCCGATCTACGTCGACGAGACCGACGTGCGGATCCAGGGCGTGGTCACGGCGGTGTGGAGAATGTTCCGGCGGGGCGGAAGGGGCGTATAA
- the hflC gene encoding protease modulator HflC, which yields MKNPAAILIALVVLLVLVFGGFFVVSEYEQAVVTRFQEPVRTVLEPGLKIKIPIIEQVLRFDKRILEWDGYPEQIPTNDNKYIYLDTMARWRIVDPLLFLQSLRDERRAQSRLDDIIDAAARDMVASHVLIDAVRTSDRILEVHQEDSRFDLDPEQVGKISVGREELARKILENARVLVAAMGIELLDVRIKRINYIESVRQKVYDRMISGQKRIAARYRSEGEGKHAEIVGGMNRELKKITSEAYREAQEIKGKADGKATRIYASAYNRAPEFYSFLQTLESYRTTVKGNSRLILTTDSDFYKYLKSAKP from the coding sequence ATGAAGAACCCCGCGGCTATTCTCATCGCGCTCGTGGTGCTCCTGGTACTGGTGTTCGGGGGCTTTTTCGTCGTGTCGGAATACGAGCAGGCCGTGGTGACGCGCTTCCAGGAGCCCGTGCGCACCGTGCTCGAGCCGGGCCTTAAAATAAAAATTCCGATCATCGAGCAGGTGCTCCGCTTCGACAAGCGCATTCTCGAATGGGACGGCTACCCGGAGCAAATTCCCACGAACGACAACAAGTACATCTACCTCGACACCATGGCGCGGTGGCGCATCGTGGACCCGCTCCTCTTCCTGCAGAGCCTGCGCGACGAGCGCCGCGCCCAGTCGCGCCTCGACGACATCATCGACGCGGCGGCGCGCGACATGGTGGCGAGCCACGTGCTCATCGACGCCGTGCGCACGAGCGACCGCATCCTGGAAGTCCATCAAGAAGACTCGCGCTTCGATCTGGACCCCGAGCAGGTGGGAAAAATCTCCGTCGGGCGGGAGGAGTTGGCGCGGAAAATTCTGGAGAACGCGAGGGTTCTCGTGGCGGCCATGGGCATCGAACTCCTGGACGTGCGCATCAAGCGCATCAACTACATCGAGTCGGTGCGCCAGAAAGTGTACGACCGCATGATCAGCGGGCAGAAGCGCATCGCGGCGCGCTACCGCTCGGAGGGCGAAGGCAAGCACGCGGAGATCGTGGGAGGGATGAACCGCGAGCTCAAGAAAATCACCTCCGAGGCCTACCGCGAAGCGCAGGAAATCAAGGGCAAGGCCGACGGCAAGGCCACGCGCATCTACGCTTCGGCCTACAACAGGGCGCCCGAGTTTTATTCCTTCCTGCAGACGCTCGAGTCCTACCGCACCACCGTCAAGGGCAATTCCCGCCTCATCCTCACCACGGACAGCGACTTCTACAAGTACCTAAAGTCGGCCAAGCCCTAG
- the hflK gene encoding FtsH protease activity modulator HflK, which produces MPDPRKLARGVGGFIGVLLLVFLILTAAYTVKAESVGVVLRFGKYIKTVEPGLHFKIPFGVDRVYKVPVRQIRKQEFGYRTQEAGVRTQYEPGKRYEEEMLMLTGDLNIAEVQWAVQYRISDSYLYLFKNRNPEEALRDVSEAVMRSTVGDYTADEVLTQGRAEVSVKVHERMQEILDSYETGIQLVTVKLQDVHPPDPVKPSFNEVNEARQEQERMINNAWEMYNKEIPKAQGKAQQVIAEAEGYATDRVNRARGDAAKFLSIHEEYRKAPDVTRRRMYVETMSQILPHVEDIYVIDESQKGLVPLLQLLGREGQAK; this is translated from the coding sequence ATGCCCGACCCCAGGAAGCTCGCCAGGGGCGTTGGCGGCTTCATCGGCGTGCTGCTCCTGGTGTTTCTCATCCTCACGGCCGCCTACACCGTGAAAGCCGAGTCGGTGGGCGTGGTGCTGCGCTTCGGGAAATACATAAAAACGGTCGAGCCGGGCCTCCATTTCAAAATCCCCTTCGGCGTGGACCGAGTCTACAAAGTGCCCGTGCGGCAGATCCGCAAGCAGGAATTCGGCTACCGCACCCAGGAAGCCGGCGTCCGCACCCAGTACGAGCCGGGCAAGCGCTACGAGGAGGAGATGCTCATGCTGACGGGGGACCTGAACATCGCCGAGGTGCAGTGGGCGGTGCAGTACCGGATCTCGGATTCCTACCTGTACCTCTTCAAGAACCGGAATCCAGAAGAAGCCCTGCGCGACGTGTCGGAGGCCGTGATGCGAAGCACCGTCGGAGACTACACGGCGGACGAGGTGCTCACGCAGGGACGCGCCGAGGTGTCCGTCAAGGTTCATGAGCGGATGCAAGAGATTCTCGACTCCTACGAGACGGGCATCCAGCTCGTGACGGTCAAGCTGCAGGACGTGCACCCGCCGGACCCCGTGAAGCCCTCGTTCAACGAGGTCAACGAGGCGCGCCAGGAACAGGAGCGGATGATAAACAACGCGTGGGAGATGTACAACAAGGAAATTCCGAAAGCCCAGGGAAAGGCCCAGCAGGTCATCGCCGAAGCCGAGGGCTACGCCACCGACCGCGTCAACCGCGCCCGCGGAGACGCCGCGAAATTTCTCTCCATCCACGAAGAATACCGCAAGGCGCCCGACGTCACGCGCCGCCGCATGTACGTGGAAACGATGTCCCAGATCCTGCCGCACGTCGAGGACATCTACGTTATTGACGAATCGCAAAAGGGGCTGGTGCCGCTCCTTCAGCTCCTGGGGCGCGAGGGACAGGCAAAATGA
- the nuoE gene encoding NADH-quinone oxidoreductase subunit NuoE — protein sequence MFPEALKQDIRNLQGEFPEKRSALIPALWRVQEEFGYISTEACEELAALLDCTAAHVKEVLSFYTMFYKKPMGKHQIRVCKTLSCWLLGAEKVTEHLKQKLGVELGEATPEGKFSLEVVECLGACDQAPVVHVDKTQYGKVTPEAAEKLIQELK from the coding sequence ATGTTTCCCGAAGCGCTTAAACAAGACATACGGAATCTGCAAGGCGAATTTCCCGAGAAACGCTCCGCCCTCATCCCTGCCCTCTGGCGCGTTCAGGAGGAGTTCGGCTACATCTCCACCGAGGCGTGCGAAGAGCTGGCGGCGCTTCTCGACTGCACGGCGGCCCACGTGAAGGAGGTGCTTTCCTTCTACACGATGTTCTACAAAAAGCCCATGGGCAAGCACCAGATTCGCGTCTGCAAGACGCTCTCGTGCTGGCTCCTGGGGGCCGAAAAAGTGACCGAGCACCTCAAACAAAAACTCGGCGTAGAGCTCGGAGAGGCGACGCCGGAAGGAAAATTTTCCCTTGAGGTGGTCGAGTGCCTCGGGGCGTGCGACCAAGCTCCCGTCGTCCACGTTGACAAGACGCAGTACGGCAAGGTGACGCCGGAGGCAGCCGAGAAGCTGATTCAGGAACTGAAATAA
- a CDS encoding phage Gp37/Gp68 family protein, which yields MATRSSIEWTDSTWNPVTGCTKVSPGCKNCYAERMAHLLRLMGQPRYQNGFRVKLQEDIVEAPLSWRGRRTIFVNSMSDLFHEEIPLEFIQRVFATMNKARQHIFQILTKRSGRLLELRHAVEWTENIWMGVSVESAKYTFRVHDLQKVPAKVRFLSAEPLLGPIPQLPLSRIHWVIVGGESGPRARPMRPEWVRQIRDRCRDYEVPFFFKQWGGVNKKKNGRKIDRRYWNQLPRVGGYEQAPNLFQLHL from the coding sequence ATGGCGACGCGGTCTTCCATCGAGTGGACGGACTCTACTTGGAATCCGGTCACGGGTTGCACCAAGGTCAGCCCGGGCTGCAAGAATTGCTACGCCGAGCGCATGGCGCACCTGCTTCGGCTGATGGGCCAGCCCCGCTACCAAAACGGCTTTCGAGTAAAGCTACAAGAGGATATTGTCGAAGCGCCTCTATCTTGGCGGGGACGGCGCACCATCTTCGTCAACTCCATGAGCGACCTCTTTCACGAAGAGATTCCCCTCGAATTCATCCAGCGCGTGTTTGCGACCATGAACAAGGCACGACAACATATTTTTCAGATTCTCACGAAGCGCTCCGGGCGCCTTCTTGAGCTCCGCCATGCCGTCGAGTGGACGGAAAACATATGGATGGGCGTCTCCGTGGAGAGCGCGAAATACACATTTCGCGTTCATGACTTGCAGAAGGTGCCGGCCAAGGTTCGTTTTCTGTCCGCCGAGCCGCTCTTGGGGCCTATTCCGCAACTACCACTCTCCAGGATTCACTGGGTCATCGTGGGAGGGGAATCGGGGCCTCGCGCCCGGCCCATGCGTCCCGAATGGGTGCGGCAGATCCGCGACCGTTGTCGGGATTACGAGGTGCCGTTTTTCTTTAAGCAGTGGGGGGGGGTTAATAAGAAGAAAAATGGAAGAAAGATAGACCGACGTTACTGGAATCAACTCCCTCGTGTTGGAGGATATGAGCAGGCACCAAACTTGTTTCAATTGCATCTGTAA
- the nuoF gene encoding NADH-quinone oxidoreductase subunit NuoF, whose protein sequence is MQPVLTKNINTPDSHRLSVYEANGGYQALKKALTQMKPQDVIDAVKASGLRGRGGAGFPCGVKWNFMPKEKKGPHYLACNADEGEPGTFKDIVLMNKDPHLVIEGCAISSYAIQADTCFIYIRGEFWDGYKILKEAIAEAERAGYLGENILGSGYSLRMILYKGAGAYICGEETSLMESTESNRGMPRLRPPVPAQRGIYGHPTTVNNVETLSNVPFIVERGVDWYKSLGTNERNTGPKLYCLSGHVERPGVYEDELGIPLRKIIEEYGGGVRGGKKLKAVCPGGTSSAFMTPDQIDTPMDFDSVMEAGSMLGSAAIVVLDETVCLVQAAVNVMEFYHHESCGQCTPCREGCGWLLKILRRIEAGKGAKEDLDLLLDIMDNMKGNTICAFGDGACMAPESLIRKWRPEFEAHITGKRCPFNGRGG, encoded by the coding sequence ATGCAACCCGTCCTCACAAAAAACATCAACACCCCCGACAGCCACCGCCTCTCCGTGTACGAGGCTAACGGCGGCTATCAGGCCTTGAAGAAGGCGCTCACGCAGATGAAGCCGCAGGACGTTATCGACGCCGTCAAAGCGTCCGGGCTCCGCGGGCGCGGCGGCGCGGGCTTTCCGTGCGGCGTCAAGTGGAATTTTATGCCGAAGGAGAAGAAGGGGCCGCACTACCTCGCTTGCAACGCCGACGAGGGCGAGCCCGGCACCTTCAAGGACATCGTTCTCATGAACAAGGACCCGCACCTCGTCATCGAAGGCTGCGCCATCTCGTCCTACGCAATCCAGGCCGACACCTGCTTCATCTACATCAGGGGAGAATTCTGGGACGGCTACAAGATATTGAAAGAAGCCATCGCCGAGGCCGAGCGCGCGGGTTACCTCGGCGAAAACATCCTCGGCTCCGGCTACAGCCTGCGCATGATTCTTTATAAGGGCGCGGGCGCCTACATCTGCGGTGAGGAAACGTCCCTGATGGAGTCCACCGAGAGCAACCGCGGCATGCCGCGCTTGAGGCCGCCCGTCCCCGCCCAGCGCGGCATCTACGGCCACCCGACCACCGTGAACAACGTCGAGACCCTGTCGAACGTGCCCTTCATCGTCGAGCGCGGCGTCGACTGGTACAAGAGCCTCGGCACCAACGAGCGGAACACCGGCCCCAAGCTCTACTGCCTGAGCGGCCACGTCGAGCGCCCCGGCGTCTACGAGGACGAGCTCGGCATCCCGCTCCGCAAGATCATCGAAGAGTACGGCGGCGGCGTGCGCGGCGGCAAAAAATTGAAGGCCGTCTGCCCCGGGGGTACATCGTCGGCGTTCATGACGCCGGACCAGATCGACACGCCGATGGACTTCGACTCCGTCATGGAGGCGGGCTCGATGCTCGGCTCGGCGGCCATCGTCGTCCTCGACGAAACGGTTTGCCTGGTGCAGGCCGCCGTGAACGTCATGGAGTTTTACCACCACGAATCGTGCGGCCAGTGCACGCCCTGCCGCGAGGGCTGCGGCTGGCTGCTGAAAATCCTCCGCCGCATCGAGGCGGGCAAGGGCGCAAAAGAAGACCTGGATCTGCTCCTCGACATCATGGACAACATGAAGGGCAACACCATATGCGCCTTCGGCGACGGTGCCTGCATGGCCCCCGAGAGCCTCATCCGCAAATGGCGCCCGGAGTTCGAGGCGCACATCACCGGGAAGCGGTGCCCGTTCAACGGGCGGGGCGGCTAA
- a CDS encoding three-Cys-motif partner protein TcmP, with product MAVPTTKIWKIEPHTKAKHEILRRYLGAWFGIVGSRFPRCMYVDGFCGPGEYEKEEKGSPIVALEAAEPHSRRLKGEAVFWFIDEDEDRILHLREKIASRKWPDSFTIRPPECGKFHEKFLPLLESMEKNGLGLAPTFAFIDPFGFSGIPLKIVHGLLKHRSCEAFINLNVDGINRFLEHPEESIARHISETFGTEEVIEIAHSSGDRRTALRKLYQQQLMKQAKFVRYFEMKDHRDRTQYYLFFATNDRLGHVKMKEAMWTVDPKGEFRFSDATDPNQSILFDDSYVPTLLKILIARFGGKTVNARDVTQYVEDETAFLRKHRNRVLKAEEERDNGKVEVASRKQDGKVRKKGTFADGTMVTFRR from the coding sequence ATGGCTGTTCCGACAACAAAAATTTGGAAAATCGAACCACATACTAAGGCAAAGCATGAGATCCTGCGCCGCTACCTAGGTGCCTGGTTTGGTATAGTCGGAAGCAGATTTCCTCGTTGTATGTACGTTGATGGATTTTGCGGGCCAGGAGAATATGAAAAAGAAGAAAAGGGATCGCCGATTGTAGCCCTTGAGGCGGCAGAACCTCATAGCAGGCGTCTGAAGGGCGAAGCAGTTTTCTGGTTCATTGATGAGGATGAAGACAGAATTCTTCATCTAAGGGAAAAGATTGCCAGTAGGAAATGGCCTGATTCTTTTACAATCAGGCCTCCAGAGTGCGGGAAATTCCATGAGAAGTTTTTACCCTTGCTGGAATCCATGGAAAAAAACGGGCTTGGATTAGCCCCCACGTTTGCTTTTATTGATCCTTTTGGCTTTTCTGGTATTCCTTTAAAGATAGTACATGGTTTATTAAAACACCGAAGTTGCGAGGCTTTTATAAACCTAAATGTCGATGGAATAAATCGTTTTCTTGAGCATCCAGAAGAAAGCATTGCTCGACATATAAGTGAGACGTTTGGCACCGAAGAAGTTATAGAGATTGCTCACTCCAGCGGAGATAGGAGGACTGCGTTACGAAAGCTTTATCAGCAACAACTCATGAAACAAGCAAAATTTGTGCGTTATTTTGAAATGAAAGATCATCGAGACAGAACACAGTATTATCTGTTTTTTGCGACGAACGATCGCCTTGGCCATGTCAAGATGAAAGAGGCTATGTGGACAGTGGATCCCAAGGGTGAATTTCGTTTCTCGGATGCTACGGATCCTAATCAAAGCATCCTTTTTGATGATAGCTATGTGCCGACCTTGTTAAAAATTCTGATAGCAAGATTTGGTGGAAAAACTGTGAATGCGCGGGATGTAACCCAATACGTGGAAGATGAGACTGCTTTTTTACGAAAACACAGGAACCGAGTCTTAAAGGCAGAAGAGGAGCGGGATAATGGTAAGGTCGAAGTTGCATCGCGAAAGCAAGATGGTAAGGTGCGGAAGAAAGGAACATTTGCTGATGGGACAATGGTGACTTTTAGGAGATGA